A region of the Thalassoroseus pseudoceratinae genome:
GCCTGCTTGCCAACGTGAGGCATCGTTGCGGATGCCTTTTTTCGATGTCACACGTTTGACGTCGTCACCGAGTTGCGCGACGACTTCGTTCTTGTCGTTCAACAGCGTGACACGGGCATGGAGTTCCGGCACCAGAAGCAAGTCTTCCCACGTGTCGATGTTGGCGGGCAGACCGAAGCCGGTTTGTGTTCGCAGATATTTGCCATCAAGTGTGAGGTATTGCAATGTGTGATGGGCTCGGTCACAGATGACGACTTCGGGGTCTCCGTCGCCGCGACGGTCGATCCAAATGCCGTGCGGTGTGGCGAACTTGCCTTCACCCTGACCGGGGCCGCCGAACTTGGAAACCCAGTTTGCGTCTTTGTCGTACCGGTGAATGTAGAATGAACCGTATCCGTCGGCGAGCAGGAATCCGCCGTCATCCAGAAATGCGAAGTTCGTGGGAAGAAATCGGTCCCGCCCCCAAACTTTCTTGCGGTCGGTGTCTTCCTTGGCAGCGTAGACACCGGATTCCATCGGGGCGTACTTTTCCCAGACGGTTTCACCGGTGAGTGTCAGTTTTGCGAAGGCTTTGACTTGCTGATACGCACAGACGTAGAGAAATTCCTCGCTGCCTTCCTGACGGACTTCCAACCCGTGACCGCCGCCTTGGAATTGATTCCCGAATGCTCGGATGAATTTTCCGTTCGCATCGAACACGAAAATGGATGGATGGTCTTTGAGATTCGCACGGCCTTCGTGAATGACATACAGGTTGCCGGATTTGTCCACCGCGACGTTGTGTGTCGTTTGCCACGTGTATTCGCTCGGAAGTTCCGGCCAGTTGTGCTGGACTTCGTAGCGGTGTTCGCCTTCGCCGACGATCAGTGGTTTGTCGGTTTTCGCGGCGGTGATCACAGCGGGAGCAGCAACGATTGCGGCGGTCGCGGTCGCGGATTGAGCGAGGAATTCTCGACGGTTAACGGCGGACTTGGGCGCGGAAGTCATCGAGTCTCTCCGAACGGAAGGTCACGAGTTTGGCAGAATGTGTGCCCACATTGTGCCGTCTTCCGTTCGTGAGGGAAAGCGTATCGCCTTATTCCGGCCGGGGCATTGTGATCATCGATTGAGGCCGGCCGATACGGTTTTGGCTCGATCGTCCCGTGGAACCTCCAAAGTTCCCTACAGTTTGGCTAGGCGAATTCAGTCCGCCGGTGATCAACAACCCGTCGAGTTGGACGGCAGCCAAATTGAGTTCCCGCATGGCGGCGATGGCGTTGATTTGATTCTCGACATACGTTCGGCGAACGGTGAGCAGCCGAAGAAAACCGATCTCACCGGATTCGTATCCGCGGGTAGTCAAATCCAGTGCTTCTTGGGCCGTTGGGAGAATCTCGTCTCGATAGAGTTCAACCTGAGCCCGTGCGACTTCATAGCGTTGCACAGACTGAGCGAGTTGCTGACGCAGAGCAAGTTCCAATCGCTGTACGTTTTCGAGAGCCGCATGAAATGCCGCATACGCTGCGGAGATATTTCCTTGGTTCTTGTCGTGAACGGGTAGCATCACGCCCACTTGCAAACCGAACACGGCGTTATCGGCGGCGAAATCGTTCGAGACACTGCCTTGTAATTGGACGTCTGGAATGGGTTGAACTTGCTCGCGATGCAACTGGGCTTTGGCTTGCTCGACTTGTGCGTGTGCCGATTGCAAAACCGGGTTGTCTGCTTGCAGTCGAAGCCATTCCGATTCAAAATCGAGCGGCGTCGGATCGCGATCGAGTGTTCCCTCGAGCGGATCATTGGGAAGTTCATCGATCCCAATGAACGCGGCGAGTTCACGTCGCGTGCCAATCTGTCGATGCCGTGCTGTTTGTAAGATGACATCGACGGCATTCAATTCAATTTTTGCTTGGAGTACGTCGGTTTGCGGGACCTGACCAGCTTTCTTGAGCTCCTCAGCGGTCTCGAGTCCCTTGCTGACAATTTTGTGGAGATCTTCAGCGATCTCGACGGTTCTTTGGGCCGCGAGCAGTTGATAGAACTGGCTCCTGACGCTGTTGATGACGGCCCAACGTTGTGCGTTTGCCTGCCAACGAGATTGTTCGACGTTCCAACTGGCTGCCGCTTGGTTCAGCTCGAGTTTGTCGGCGGTCACGACGGTTTGATTGACGAACACGCCCTGACGACCAGCGGTTCCATCATCGTTGATTTCATCACCGACATAACCAGCCGTTGGGTTGGGATACAGACCGACTTGCAGCCAATTGCCCTCGGCTTGCCGCACAAGCAAACCGGCTTGTCGTAATGTTGGATTGTTCTCCAGGGCCATCGCTTCCAACGATTGCAACGTGAGTCCATTGGTAAGCGTGGTCGGCAACTGATCCGGGGCTGGCACCGGTGCCGGTGGCATTTCCAACTCGACCGATTCACCGGGAGATACTGCCGAAACCAACAGGGCTTCGCTCACCATTGGTTGTGTCGGGCGACATGCGGAAATTTGTTTCGCTGTCGGTTCATATGATGGCGGTTTGAAGTCTAGGTTCGCGCAAGACGAGAGCCCGCAAACCGCTAGCGTCCCCGCGATTCGTTGGATTCTCGACCACTTCAACCGGCGAGGTGAGGTGGGCCGTTCTGCCTGCATGTGTCTGAGATGGTTTGTCATGAGACTCCGCAGCCAGAATTCAGAGACGTCTGAAAGGGGATCGATACGTGAGTACTATCTGATCGTATCGGATTGATCGCCAATGACGCTTGAAACGATTTTGCGGACCCAGCCACGGTTGCCATTTCGATCGCACAGCCATCAGTCAATTGAGTTCAAGCGTTCTCGTTGAACAAAAAATCGGAATCTTCGCGCGCTGCTGAATTTCTGATGGGCACGAGACGTATAACGGGACATCAACACGCAACAGGAAATGCGATTGGTCGACGAGTTTGATTGGACTGGTAAATCGCTGTGAACATTTCAACGACGATGCGGCCTTCGATCCCACTGACCAACGGCGGGCGATTCTGACGGATACCCTGCAGAAAATCTTGAATCTGCAATTCGTGGTAGAACGTTGTGGCGTCGATCTCGGTGAACCGTTGACGATCTTCTTTTTCAAATTTCGCGAGTCGGTGTTCTTCACCAGAGATTGTCCAGAGATCGTTCAGGGGCGGGTCGGCGATGGATGACATCCCGGCGACAAACGTGGCTCCGGAATCGGTTTGGACCCCGACCGATGCTCCATTCGATCCGTGAATATGCACTTTCGTGTGGATGCCGGGGTTTTGGGAAAGACTCGTCACGATGTTGCCGAGTCCACCGGATTTGAACCGCACGATCGCTACGGAGGTGTCTTCGACTTCAATGTAAGGATGATTCAAATTGCTCCAGTAACCGGATATTTCCTCGATGTCTCCCATGAACCATTGCAGCATGTCCAACTGATGCGGCGATTGATTGACCAACACACCACCGCCTTCGGTGTCCCAGCGGCCTCGCCACGGGTCGGATTCGTAGTATGCTTGGTCCCGCCAACTGAACATCGAAAACGTGCCCAAAATTGGCTTGCCGATCTTGCCGGCATCAATCGCCGTTTTCATGCGTTGGACAGGTTCGAAGAATCGACGCTGACTGACGATTCCCAGTTGCACACCCGCCGAATCGCAGGCATCAAGCATTCGATCACAAGATTCCAACGAAGACGCCATCGGTTTTTCGACGAGAACGTGAGCACCCAGCTTGGCGGCTTCCACGCACGGTTGCTCGTGCAGCGGATGCGGTGTGCAGATCATCACAGCTTCGGCACCGGTTTTGCTTACCATTTCCGAAACGGAATCAAACGCCGAGACATGGTACTCGCTGGCGAACCGCTCGGCTCGGTCCCGTTGACCGTCACACACGGCGACGAAATTCGATTCCGCCAGCTTCGCCAAGGCTTGCGCATGAATCTGCCCCACCTTGCCACAACCAACAAGTGCTGTCCGAACCGGAACCATAGTTTTCCTCGTTGCACGGTCCGCAAGCCAATAACGAACTTGAAGCGGACACATCACACACAAATTCCGGCCGATCGGCCGAACGCATTACCATATCGAGAGTGTTGCCAAATCGGGTATGATTTGCCAACGCTCGCTGTAGCAAACAATTGAAGATGGAATTGATGAACGAATTCGAACAACAGATTCTCGACTACCTCACGCAGCCCGACTATAAGCCGATCAAGGCGTCTCTACTAGCAAAGAAGCTTCGGGTTCCAAAGTCGAAACTATCCGCGTTCCACGATCTCTTGGAACAACTGATTGAAGATGGCCAAGTCCGTGAGAACCGCAATGGACGGATTCGTCCGCGCGCACTCGCGGGGGAAGTTGTCGGCATCATCAAACGCGTGGGCAGCGGCGGCGGTTATGTGATTCCGCACGAACGCACCCCGGAGTTACAAGAACTCGATGTGTACGTTGCGCCTGAGGATGTAGCTGCTGCGCACACAGGTGATGAAGTCACCGTCCGTCTGTCGAACCGTCGACGCAGCAACGGGCAGCGTTGCGGCCGTGTCACTTCGATCATCCAACGGGCGACGCAAACCTTTGTCGGCACCTATTTCGTGGATGGCGAAATCGGTTTGGTGCGAGTCGATGGAACGACATTTACCGATCCAATTTTCGTAGGCGATTCCCGTGCGAAGTCGGCCCGGCCTGGTGACAAAGTCGTCATCGAGATGCTGCGGTTTCCGACTCCGCGTTATGAAGGTGAAGGCGTCATTACGGAAGTGCTCGGCGCGTTTGGTGAACCCGGCGTGGATATGCAGAGCATCATCCACGAATTCGGTTTGCCGCAAGCATTCCCGGAAGATGCCTTGCAGGAAGCACGTGAGCAAGCGGAGTTGTTCGACGAGGAAGTTGTTGGCGACCGCGATGATTTCACGAAGAACATCACAGTAACGATCGACCCCGTCGATGCCCGAGACTTTGACGATGCGATTTCGCTGAAACGGACTCGCAAAGGGCATTGGCAGTTGATGGTGCATATTGCTGATGTCGCTCACTTCGTGCAAAAGGGGTCGCCGCTGGATCGGGAAGCCTATGATCGGGCGACGAGTATCTATCTTCCCGGTCGTGTGATTCCGATGCTCCCGGAATTAATCTCGAATGGTCTTGCGAGTCTTCAGCAAGGAAGAATTCGCTACACCAAGACCGTGGAAATCGAATACACCCCGGATGGCATCCCTGTGGATGTGCAATTCCACAATTCGGTCATCAAGGTGAATAAGCGATTCGCGTATGAAGAAGTCATGCCGATCATTCGGAATCCCGACAAGCACAAAGGCCGAATCAGTGCGAAGGTTCGCCAAATGTTGGGATGGATGCACGAACTCGCCATGACACTTCGCAAACGCCGCTTCGAATCCGGGGCGTTGGAACTGCATCTGAAAGAGGTCAAACTCGATTTTAATTCCGACGGTGCCGTGAGCGGAGCGCACACTGTCGAGCATGACGAGAGTCACCAGATCATCGAAGAGTTCATGTTGGCCGCCAATATCGCTGTGGCGACGGCGATGGATGACATGGAGTATCCGTTCCTCCGTCGGGTCCATCCAGAACCGGACGAACTCAAATTGAAGGCATTCGCAGAGTTTTCAACGGCACTTGGGTTTCCGATCAAGAAGTATCAAAGCCGATCGCATTTGCAGGCGTTAATTGACGATGTCCATGCGAAACCGGGTGAGCAGGCAGTGAATTTCGCGTTGCTTCGCAGTATGAAGCAGGCGTCATATTCGCCGGAGGAAGTCGGACACTATGCATTGGCCGAGGAGAACTATTGTCACTTCACCAGCCCGATTCGGCGGTATCCCGATTTGACCGTGCATCGGTTGTTCGATGAAATCGTCAAGCACAACAAGAAGGCCCGCTTTGACAATTTCTCGGAACTCGCGAAACAAGGGCGGCATTGTTCCGACCGTGAACGCCGAGCTGCGACCGCTGAGCGTGAACTGACGAAGGTCAAATTGCTCACGTATATGGAGAGCCAAGTCGATGAGACGCTGGAGGCCGTCATCACTGGGGTTGAACGCTTCGGGGTGTTCTGCCAAGGCGTCGATGTGCCCGCCGAAGGCATGATTCACGTCACCGCCTTGGAACCGGCGGACTATTACGACTACGAGCAATCAACCTTCGCATTTGTGGGGCGTCGCACTGGGGCCCGGTTCCGTTTGGGGGATCGCATTCGCGTTGTTGTTGCACGAGTGGACGTCGATCGCCGCGAACTCGATTTCCGTGTCGCACCAGACAACGCACCGAAAACGAAGAAGTCAAAAACGAAAAAGAAGCCCAAGCCAAAGCCCAAGAAGACGATTCGCGTGAAGCGGAAACGCCGGAAATAGTCGATCGGCGTGCCATCGAGTTGCATTGGTTTTGGGATGGGCACCCTCCCTTTGGAATGGTTCTTGCTTTGGTTGGAATCTAGTCGAGCACACGAACACTTTCAAAGATGGAAATATCAGTCATGAATCGTTTTGAGGGAAAGAAGATCCTCGTTACTGGCGGGTCCGGTGGCATCGGGAAGGCAACCGCACTGCAGTTGGCCAAAGAAGGTGCCGAGGTGCTGGTCACTGGTACGAACGAGTCCAAGTTGGACGATGTGCAATCAGCCCATCCGAACATCACGGCCATCAAGAACGACGCCGGTGATCCACAAGCCGCCGAGAAACTAGCCGGGGCAGTCAAAGAACAATTCGGGCAACTCGACGCCGCGTTCTTGAATGCGGGCTATGGTCAGTTTGTTCCCCACAATGAAGTCACGTCCGACTTGTTTGATTCGCAATACGATGTCAACGTTCGGGGACCGATACTCCATGCGAAAGTCCTATCGCCACTGATCAAGGACGGCGGGAACCTGCTGTTCACGACTTCGGTTGCGACATACTTGGGGATGGATGGCGGAGTGCTTTACAACTCGACCAAGGGAGCTCTGCGGACTGTGGTGCGTGTTCTTGCGAGCGAACTGGCAGACCGCAAGATTCGTGTCAACGCAGTCGCTCCCGGTCCTATCGGTTCCGACTTCTTCGACCGCACCAACATGGGCGACGACGAACAAGAACAGATGACCGAGCAAATCAAGCAACAAGTTCCATTGGGGCGATTTGGCGAGCCGGAAGAAGTCGCTGAAGTGGCAGCGTTCTTGATGTCCGACGCCGCGTCTTATGTCTCCGCTGCTGAATTCGTTGTCGATGGCGGAATGACACAACGCTAGACGATGGATATCCATTCAACATAGCAATCAAAAAGAGCCGGGGCCGTCGTTGGTTCCCGGCTCTTTTTTTGTGATTGGTTTTCCATCGGGCGAGGTTTATTCGAGCGAGTTCAAGTATGCAGCGATGGCAGAAGCATCCTCGACGGTCATTTTGTAGGGGGGCATTGGGGCATCCGGTTTCGGACCACGCGGGCGTTTGGCGGTGGTGAGGAGCATGACCAAATCCGCTTCACTCCATCCCCCTGGCAAACCAGCGATCGAAGGTGCATGAAACGCCCATTGCGTCGAGCGATACGGGCTAGCGACAGGGACGGGAGCACCTTCGAAGAGTTTGCGGGAATCGATTTCGCCATTGGAACGACGCGGCGAATGACATTGCACGCACATTGCGACTTCCGTCGCGAGATACTTCCCGCGTTCGATCTTGCTCATGTCGCTGGACGATTCCGATTTCTTTGGGTCGTCATCCTGGCCAACGACATCCGTTGGAGTTTGCATCATAAATCCCACGCAGCCAACAAGAACCAGCAGGGCCAAACCCGAGCGGATTCGAATCCAGATACTCACCGTACGTCTCCTTGAAGTTGGATTGTTCACAATCGAATCATAGTCGTTTCAGCAACGAAAACCAGCCGACAAGAATCGCGGCGTGTTGACCGCCTGTACTGGCGATCCCATAATGCAACTGCGGGCTCAGGGCGGGAAGCGAAAGGCGGTCGAGCGATGAAGAACTTGGTCTTCGCCGTAATGGCAGTTTGGATCTCTGGGGGCCTTCCGCACGCCAGCGGGCAGATCGTGCATTCCTTCGACTTCCAATACTACCACGGCCCCGTTGGCGGCGGATTTCCGGTCGTTTGCGGTCAATACGGTTTACAAAGTTGCGTGGTCAGCCCGCCACCAATCTGGACGCGGACCGATTGCGTGCTGTTTGAATCCACGCCGATCTACACACCAGTGGCTATTTCCGGCCCGGTCCCAACCGTGGGACAATGGCCACCCGAGCAATGGACGCCGGCATTTGTGCCGAATCAGTTTCCGGTTCCCAACACGTTCGCTCTCCGGAACTCGATCGGTGGCCCGGTCAATGCGATCGTCGGACCAACCGAACCGATCCTGCCGGAACCGTCGTCACATACCTCGATTCTCAAAAGTCTACGGACGCAGATTCGTGGAGACCATTGGTTCCGGAAACAGGAATTCAGCGCTGCGTATCGTCGTTATCGGGATGCTGTCAATCAAGCTCGTGACCGTGGAGCGGCCCATTTACGGTTGACGATTGCCCTCGCGGCGATTAATCAATTCGACCGGGCGGCCGAGCAACTCAAAAAGGGACTGCGAGCGGACCCGGCACTCGTCGAGGAGGCGGACACCTTAGAAACGGTGTTTGGGCCGGAGAACGAAGTCGCCAAGCAAGGAGTGTTGCTCGCGGTTCTCGAATGGTTGGAAGAAGAGAAGCAAAACCCCGATCGGCTGTTCCTGGCGGGGGCGTTGTTGCAATTCGACGGCCAAACAGAGCGGGCGAAAGAGTTGCTCGAGTCCGGTCGCAAACTCTCGCCGCGAGCGGGTTGGTTCGATCCATTGCTTGCCGCGATTCCGCCCGCCAACGCGAATGAACCCTGAGGAAAACACGAGGCATCGATTGACCACCGAAGATTCATCGACAACATCGAACAATTCCAACGAACGAACACTGGTAACGCTTTGTACCTACAACGAAAGTGAAAACCTGCCGGGGCTGATCGCAGAAATTCATCAGCATGCGGCTGACGTCGATGTGTTGGTGATCGACGACAATTCCCCAGACGGCACGGGGCGAATTGCCGATCATTTAGCATCGACTGATTCTCGAATTCACGTTTTGCATCGCGCGGAGAAACAGGGCATCGGTGCCGCCACGTTGGCTGGGTTTTGGTGGGCGATTGACCGAGGTTACTTCTGGCTGATCAACATGGACGCGGATTTCAGTCATCACCCGCGACACCTGCCGGAACTTCGCGCGGCCATCACCGGGACGAATGGCGAACCCGTGGATGTTGTCATCGGTTCGCGATATGTGAAGGGCGGGGGAATCGAAGGTTGGGGACCGCTTCGACACGTGATGAGCAGAGGCGTAAACTTCTACGCCCGATCCGCACTCGGATTACGAACGAAAGACAACAGCGGTTCGTTCCGCTGTTACCGGGTCAGTAAACTCGCAGAGATCGACTGGAGCCGCGTCCGAGCGAAAGGCTACGCGTTCGAAGAGGAAGTGTTGTATCGCTGCCGCCGGGTCGGTTGCCGATTCGCGGAAGTGCCAATCGTCTTTCTCGACCGCCAACATGGACAATCGAAGATCAACACTCGTGAAGTCCGACGGGCCTTGTGGGATATTTTCCGATTGGGCATCGACAACGTCCGTCGTGTGCCGGTCCGCGAGGCCGGTGAGAAAACACCCTCGTAGAACCGAATTCACAACGAATCGGGAACGGCGGCACGGGTGAAAGTTTGGAGCGGATGGCGTACGCTGTTATCAACAACCATTCATATTTCACGATCACAGAGGATCATCCATGATTGATCGATTTTTAACTTTGGCGTTCGCGTTTGGTTTGCTCATGGGGAGTGTGGCACAAGCGGCCGAACCGGCATCGTCCGAATCGGCATCCTCTGAATCGGAAGCCAAGTATTTGGGGAACATCCACCAAGTTACCAAAGGCTTGCCTCGGGCGGGGGAAGGGTATTTCTCGCCGGACGGCAAAACCATCGTGTTCCAAGCGTATCCGGTTGGCTATCCGTTCTACCAAATCTATACACAGGACCTGAAATCCGGCGACGTGCGGCGAATCAGCCCCGGTCGCGGGCGGACAACCTGTGCGTACTTCACTCCCGATGCCGGAAAGATTCTCTTCGCCTCGGCTCATACCCATCCACACGTTGGACGGGAAGAGTTGACCGCTCGGAAAATCGCAGCTGAAGGTGGACGCCGACGCTACCAATGGGATTTCGATGAGTACATGGATATCTACACTGTCGACCGAGATGGCACAAATCTGACCCAACTCACCGATGCACCCGGATACGATGCCGAAGGAAGTTACTCGTCTGACGGCAAACACATCGTGTTTACGTCGACTCGTGATGGCGATCCCGATTTGTACATCATGGATGCCGACGGTGGAAATGTTCGGCAAATCGTCAATGTTGACGGCTACGACGGCGGACCGTTCTTCTCACCGGATGATAAGTGGGTTATCTTCCGAAGTGACCGTGATAAAGAACACATGCTGCAACTGTACGCGGTTTCGGTCGATGGCAAACACGAAGTCCAACTGACCGACAATTTGAACGAAGTCAACTGGTGCCCCTATTTTCATCCCAGCGGGAAGTACATCATCTGGTCGAGTGCCGACTACAGTCGCGGTCCAGTTGGGGCTCACTTCCAACTCAAGACGATGGATATCGAGTACGACGACGAGACGTTCAAAGGCGGCCAAGTTACACAAATTACAACTGCTCCCAGTGCCGACGTGCTTCCTGTCTTTAGTCCCGATGGCACCAAACTAATGTGGACCAGCACACGCACGGAAGACGGCAGCAGTCAACTCTGGATGGCCGACTGGCTCCGCGGAGAACCGAAAAAGTAGCAGATCACCACGTATGTCAGGATACGCACATCCGCGTTGGTCCATGATAAGATCCGAACATGAAGAGGGGACGAACGATGAGCCGTTGTGTTCTTGTGTCGGTGGTTGTCATTGGGATTTCCGCGAGTCGGCTTTCCGCGGATTGGCCGGAGTTCCGTGGTGCGAACAACGATGGCCATTCCAAGGCGAAGTCCGCCCCGTTGGAATGGAGTTCCACCGCGAATGTCGCTTGGCGTGTGGAACTTCCCGGCAACGGAAACGGTAGCCCCGTCGTCGCGGATGGAAAAGTCTTCATCACGTGGGCCAATCCGGATGGCCGAGAACGGTCACTCGGTTGCTTTGCCGAGTCCGACGGTAAGCGGATTTGGAGCAAGACTGTCGATTTCGACGAGGAAGAGCCCACCCACAAAACGAACCCGTACGCGCCGACCACACCGGCGGTTCAGGGGGACCGTGTCGTTGTCTGGCATGGCTCCGCTGGTCTCTTCTGTTACGACTTATCAGGAAAACTGATATGGCAGAGGGACCTGGGCAAATTCATTCACATTTGGGGATTTGGTTCGTCGCCAATCGTCCACAACGAAACCGTGTACTTGAACGCCGGACCGGGCGAACGGCAATTCGTGGTGGCCTTCGATTTGAAGAGCGGTGACGAGTTGTGGCGGACCAACGAACCCGGTGGAGCGAGCGGTCTTAGCCAGAAGAAACGCGAATGGGTCGGGTCGTGGGGGACGCCAGTCGTCGCTCAAGTGGAGGGCGAGGGACAATTGATCGTCGGCCAACCAAAACGCGTTGTCGCGTATGACCTCAAGTCAGGAGAAATCCGCTGGTTTGTCGGGGGGCTTGAACAGAAGGGATTGGTCTATACCTCGCCGATGATCAGTGAATCCGACGGAATCGGTGTGGTCATGGGGGGCTTTCGCGGAACGGCGATTGGCTTCCGATTGGGCGGAAACGGAGACGTTACGGAAACGAATCAACTCTGGCAGGTCAAGCAGGGCAATCCGCAACGGATCGGCTCGGGAGTGATCCTTGGCGAGTCTATTTATTCTGTTGGAGCCGGCCCGGGAGTGGTTCAATGCATTGAACTCAATACGGGCAAGGAGCGGTGGAAGGCTCGCGCGAAAAGTTTTTGGGGCTCCATTGTCGCAGTTGGCGATCGGCTGTATGCAACCGACCAAGACGGCACAACGCACGTGTTCGCGGCGGATCCAAACGAATACCGGGAATTGGCCATCAATCCCCTCGGCGAGCCCAGCAACTCCACGCCCGCTATTACCAATGGCCAAGTCGTCATTCGCACCGCGAAGAGTTTGTTCTGTATTCGCGAGTGAGCGTCTCGTCTGACGTAATTCACGGGCGATTGGGGAATAGTCGTTTTCCAACCGCAGAAACGACCAGCATCGAGACTCCGACGAAGGCGAAAA
Encoded here:
- a CDS encoding NHL repeat-containing protein codes for the protein MTSAPKSAVNRREFLAQSATATAAIVAAPAVITAAKTDKPLIVGEGEHRYEVQHNWPELPSEYTWQTTHNVAVDKSGNLYVIHEGRANLKDHPSIFVFDANGKFIRAFGNQFQGGGHGLEVRQEGSEEFLYVCAYQQVKAFAKLTLTGETVWEKYAPMESGVYAAKEDTDRKKVWGRDRFLPTNFAFLDDGGFLLADGYGSFYIHRYDKDANWVSKFGGPGQGEGKFATPHGIWIDRRGDGDPEVVICDRAHHTLQYLTLDGKYLRTQTGFGLPANIDTWEDLLLVPELHARVTLLNDKNEVVAQLGDDVKRVTSKKGIRNDASRWQAGKFVHPHDACFAANGDIFVAEWVATGRISRLKKLS
- a CDS encoding SDR family oxidoreductase, whose translation is MNRFEGKKILVTGGSGGIGKATALQLAKEGAEVLVTGTNESKLDDVQSAHPNITAIKNDAGDPQAAEKLAGAVKEQFGQLDAAFLNAGYGQFVPHNEVTSDLFDSQYDVNVRGPILHAKVLSPLIKDGGNLLFTTSVATYLGMDGGVLYNSTKGALRTVVRVLASELADRKIRVNAVAPGPIGSDFFDRTNMGDDEQEQMTEQIKQQVPLGRFGEPEEVAEVAAFLMSDAASYVSAAEFVVDGGMTQR
- a CDS encoding TolC family protein, with amino-acid sequence MVSEALLVSAVSPGESVELEMPPAPVPAPDQLPTTLTNGLTLQSLEAMALENNPTLRQAGLLVRQAEGNWLQVGLYPNPTAGYVGDEINDDGTAGRQGVFVNQTVVTADKLELNQAAASWNVEQSRWQANAQRWAVINSVRSQFYQLLAAQRTVEIAEDLHKIVSKGLETAEELKKAGQVPQTDVLQAKIELNAVDVILQTARHRQIGTRRELAAFIGIDELPNDPLEGTLDRDPTPLDFESEWLRLQADNPVLQSAHAQVEQAKAQLHREQVQPIPDVQLQGSVSNDFAADNAVFGLQVGVMLPVHDKNQGNISAAYAAFHAALENVQRLELALRQQLAQSVQRYEVARAQVELYRDEILPTAQEALDLTTRGYESGEIGFLRLLTVRRTYVENQINAIAAMRELNLAAVQLDGLLITGGLNSPSQTVGNFGGSTGRSSQNRIGRPQSMITMPRPE
- a CDS encoding polyprenol monophosphomannose synthase, whose translation is MTTEDSSTTSNNSNERTLVTLCTYNESENLPGLIAEIHQHAADVDVLVIDDNSPDGTGRIADHLASTDSRIHVLHRAEKQGIGAATLAGFWWAIDRGYFWLINMDADFSHHPRHLPELRAAITGTNGEPVDVVIGSRYVKGGGIEGWGPLRHVMSRGVNFYARSALGLRTKDNSGSFRCYRVSKLAEIDWSRVRAKGYAFEEEVLYRCRRVGCRFAEVPIVFLDRQHGQSKINTREVRRALWDIFRLGIDNVRRVPVREAGEKTPS
- the rnr gene encoding ribonuclease R; the encoded protein is MNEFEQQILDYLTQPDYKPIKASLLAKKLRVPKSKLSAFHDLLEQLIEDGQVRENRNGRIRPRALAGEVVGIIKRVGSGGGYVIPHERTPELQELDVYVAPEDVAAAHTGDEVTVRLSNRRRSNGQRCGRVTSIIQRATQTFVGTYFVDGEIGLVRVDGTTFTDPIFVGDSRAKSARPGDKVVIEMLRFPTPRYEGEGVITEVLGAFGEPGVDMQSIIHEFGLPQAFPEDALQEAREQAELFDEEVVGDRDDFTKNITVTIDPVDARDFDDAISLKRTRKGHWQLMVHIADVAHFVQKGSPLDREAYDRATSIYLPGRVIPMLPELISNGLASLQQGRIRYTKTVEIEYTPDGIPVDVQFHNSVIKVNKRFAYEEVMPIIRNPDKHKGRISAKVRQMLGWMHELAMTLRKRRFESGALELHLKEVKLDFNSDGAVSGAHTVEHDESHQIIEEFMLAANIAVATAMDDMEYPFLRRVHPEPDELKLKAFAEFSTALGFPIKKYQSRSHLQALIDDVHAKPGEQAVNFALLRSMKQASYSPEEVGHYALAEENYCHFTSPIRRYPDLTVHRLFDEIVKHNKKARFDNFSELAKQGRHCSDRERRAATAERELTKVKLLTYMESQVDETLEAVITGVERFGVFCQGVDVPAEGMIHVTALEPADYYDYEQSTFAFVGRRTGARFRLGDRIRVVVARVDVDRRELDFRVAPDNAPKTKKSKTKKKPKPKPKKTIRVKRKRRK
- a CDS encoding Gfo/Idh/MocA family protein codes for the protein MVPVRTALVGCGKVGQIHAQALAKLAESNFVAVCDGQRDRAERFASEYHVSAFDSVSEMVSKTGAEAVMICTPHPLHEQPCVEAAKLGAHVLVEKPMASSLESCDRMLDACDSAGVQLGIVSQRRFFEPVQRMKTAIDAGKIGKPILGTFSMFSWRDQAYYESDPWRGRWDTEGGGVLVNQSPHQLDMLQWFMGDIEEISGYWSNLNHPYIEVEDTSVAIVRFKSGGLGNIVTSLSQNPGIHTKVHIHGSNGASVGVQTDSGATFVAGMSSIADPPLNDLWTISGEEHRLAKFEKEDRQRFTEIDATTFYHELQIQDFLQGIRQNRPPLVSGIEGRIVVEMFTAIYQSNQTRRPIAFPVAC
- a CDS encoding tetratricopeptide repeat protein, translated to MKNLVFAVMAVWISGGLPHASGQIVHSFDFQYYHGPVGGGFPVVCGQYGLQSCVVSPPPIWTRTDCVLFESTPIYTPVAISGPVPTVGQWPPEQWTPAFVPNQFPVPNTFALRNSIGGPVNAIVGPTEPILPEPSSHTSILKSLRTQIRGDHWFRKQEFSAAYRRYRDAVNQARDRGAAHLRLTIALAAINQFDRAAEQLKKGLRADPALVEEADTLETVFGPENEVAKQGVLLAVLEWLEEEKQNPDRLFLAGALLQFDGQTERAKELLESGRKLSPRAGWFDPLLAAIPPANANEP
- a CDS encoding c-type cytochrome produces the protein MSIWIRIRSGLALLVLVGCVGFMMQTPTDVVGQDDDPKKSESSSDMSKIERGKYLATEVAMCVQCHSPRRSNGEIDSRKLFEGAPVPVASPYRSTQWAFHAPSIAGLPGGWSEADLVMLLTTAKRPRGPKPDAPMPPYKMTVEDASAIAAYLNSLE
- a CDS encoding TolB family protein, which codes for MIDRFLTLAFAFGLLMGSVAQAAEPASSESASSESEAKYLGNIHQVTKGLPRAGEGYFSPDGKTIVFQAYPVGYPFYQIYTQDLKSGDVRRISPGRGRTTCAYFTPDAGKILFASAHTHPHVGREELTARKIAAEGGRRRYQWDFDEYMDIYTVDRDGTNLTQLTDAPGYDAEGSYSSDGKHIVFTSTRDGDPDLYIMDADGGNVRQIVNVDGYDGGPFFSPDDKWVIFRSDRDKEHMLQLYAVSVDGKHEVQLTDNLNEVNWCPYFHPSGKYIIWSSADYSRGPVGAHFQLKTMDIEYDDETFKGGQVTQITTAPSADVLPVFSPDGTKLMWTSTRTEDGSSQLWMADWLRGEPKK